Proteins encoded by one window of Paenibacillus urinalis:
- a CDS encoding lipase family protein, producing MVNPVLNRDEAMRWGNMIKALYIADEGAFDEGTSAKIPCPSNWCIIANITLEPSQFQCHSEQYIGYIVQSVTDPSIRAILFRGTAALLKWAEHFDFFLLSYTEPGGIGKVEEGLARMYRSLKVCCTSTNKVQMLTSYLEEMNASHLTVAGHSLGGALAKLTAFAAAFYNIDTEVYTFGSPMVGDRVFTETYEQAVPRTFRIYNVPDIVPKLPSYELGYVHPESGYQMNSLNNPVIGRGITDYHKLDTYLSCIAQFKLEHDQNKERVG from the coding sequence ATGGTTAATCCGGTGCTTAATCGAGATGAGGCGATGCGGTGGGGAAACATGATCAAGGCTTTATATATAGCAGATGAAGGAGCTTTCGATGAGGGGACTTCTGCAAAAATCCCTTGTCCTTCCAATTGGTGCATCATTGCGAATATTACACTTGAGCCTTCCCAATTCCAATGTCATTCGGAACAATATATCGGTTATATTGTTCAGTCGGTCACCGATCCGTCCATCCGGGCGATCCTATTCCGTGGGACAGCTGCGCTGCTTAAATGGGCAGAGCATTTCGATTTTTTCCTGCTGTCCTATACTGAACCAGGCGGAATCGGCAAGGTGGAGGAAGGATTGGCGAGGATGTACCGTTCCTTGAAGGTATGCTGTACGTCGACAAATAAAGTGCAGATGCTCACATCCTACCTTGAGGAAATGAATGCTTCTCATTTGACCGTGGCAGGCCATAGTCTCGGGGGTGCATTAGCTAAGCTCACTGCTTTTGCAGCCGCTTTTTACAATATAGATACAGAGGTTTACACTTTCGGTTCACCCATGGTGGGGGATCGGGTATTCACAGAGACATATGAACAGGCTGTTCCTCGTACGTTTCGTATATATAATGTGCCAGATATTGTTCCGAAGCTGCCGAGCTACGAGCTGGGGTACGTTCATCCGGAATCAGGATATCAAATGAATTCCTTGAACAATCCCGTGATTGGACGTGGAATTACCGATTACCACAAGCTTGATACATATCTGTCATGTATTGCTCAATTCAAGTTAGAGCACGATCAGAATAAAGAAAGAGTTGGATGA
- a CDS encoding response regulator transcription factor, whose product MSHESILVLDDELEISELIRLYLEREQYHVTTVSTGQAAIQAVYELQPDLIILDILLPDMDGLEICRQIRDHTPAPILFLSCKGEDWDKISGLSVGADDYMTKPFSPGELVARVKAHLRRVHRQPQSVVTSNEVFNDSHILNFGDLLINETTHEVHIRGTAVQLSATEFNILHKLACQPGRVFPTEQLFDFIWGADHYGDTRTVMVHISNLRKKIEANPSMPQYIQTVRGVGYKFYAQPAASSSQEIKGSLT is encoded by the coding sequence ATGTCCCATGAATCCATTCTCGTACTGGATGACGAGCTCGAAATCAGTGAACTTATTCGATTATACCTGGAGAGAGAACAGTATCATGTAACTACGGTAAGTACAGGTCAGGCAGCGATTCAAGCTGTTTACGAGCTGCAGCCTGATTTGATTATTCTTGATATTCTGCTTCCCGACATGGACGGATTAGAAATTTGCCGTCAGATTCGAGATCATACCCCTGCCCCGATTCTTTTCTTAAGCTGCAAAGGTGAGGACTGGGATAAGATCAGTGGATTGAGTGTAGGAGCGGATGATTACATGACGAAGCCGTTTAGTCCGGGAGAACTGGTTGCCAGAGTTAAGGCACATCTTCGCCGGGTTCATCGGCAGCCTCAGTCTGTAGTCACCAGTAATGAGGTATTCAATGATAGTCATATTCTAAACTTCGGAGATTTGTTAATTAATGAAACAACGCATGAAGTACATATTCGCGGTACAGCTGTGCAGCTGTCTGCTACGGAATTCAATATCCTGCATAAGCTGGCTTGCCAGCCGGGACGTGTTTTCCCGACTGAGCAGCTGTTTGACTTTATATGGGGAGCAGACCACTATGGAGACACCAGAACGGTAATGGTTCACATCAGCAATTTACGCAAAAAAATCGAAGCAAATCCATCAATGCCGCAATACATCCAGACCGTGCGCGGAGTCGGTTATAAATTCTACGCACAGCCGGCTGCTTCAAGTTCTCAAGAAATAAAAGGAAGTTTAACATAG
- a CDS encoding protein kinase domain-containing protein, with product MRIGEYSGYERLNDGKYASVFRARSSKNNLKYILKVPRTEPPIVEEWQKLKQEYDMINSLPIKGIVKSIELIPYYNGYALVLEDNDGVSLQQLIKENSLSLEAALEIAISIASIVGQLHRHRIIHKDLKPRNIIVEPESSRVWITDFGIASRFQSEYVGSTAYGQLEGTLSYMSPEQTGRMNRMVDYRTDLYSLGATFYEMLTGVPLFQAESPMEWVYCHLARTPIAPSHLDARIPSVLSDIIMKCLSKNPEDRYQSAQGLEYDLSYCLNELEQHGYVTEFVIGEQDKKDVFYIPSGLYGRDMEAARLRQLYERLQFGSTECAMVSGLAGSGKSSLVQELMLDVTLGGGLFVSGKFDVLKRQVPYSGVLQGLRGILRSLSSETEDELAVWKDRITQKLKESTRVLVHMLPELEWIIGPQDAVESLTALSAAEAKNRLHFAVFQLLECLAEHRPIVWFVDDLQWADPGSLQLLHFLMTASNAPSLMLIGAYRAEDWEKEHLLRWFVGELSSRLERTELITLAPMDEKILNALLEDTFGLGIQQSHRFQKIVMEYTGGIPFDVKQFIYGLIEQNLMWLDEDSGAWMWDEDQLLTRKVSDQMSGFLLQRIDQLAECEKETLKYASCIADRFDSELLAELLQVEKAQLQLQLNPLVDLRLIAPSGPSEYIFLHDRIRYFFYHLLNMDEKQQIHLQTARLIERSTNGDREERLFLSAHHYRLGLSLLNDKSEKLHIAQIFQLAAEQAKASGAYDSAAEWYSSGIELLEERDWELSYELAFRLFLGRWESNSLQGRFEETEQGFEEILELAKTSTHRAAVYTVMINQYTQSGQHERTISMGMEGLSRIFGLQLNAAPSQGSLHLSLLDIMYQRVRKGSREKRNSRAPEIQAEVRSQMKLLMDTATSAYFVNPTQYLYMMLTIVKYSIHYGNFTESSNAYNAMGLLLGSGYGMYSRSYELGCYGVELSNQFKHPGLRCKTHFTFAVFISPWKRHLRHTVDDLWTSYHAGMEAGDLVYAGYAVTYILLAHDFLGLPAERWIEEADRHLPFLRQTGNPETVHMIELVRKTHIRLTESYGPNVMLSDCETEEEMWIKELEGIQNQVVIQVFYMKKMMLSYLSGDYENAYDMSRRSKGALAASFGLFHKVEHELYTALTIYSLIEQASKDRKKLLLQEARQCERKLYRWAREAPENYEHLYLLVRAERYRAESKLKQAERSYEQAVEGARANGFYHFNAIAAERMADFCLAEGRMTAGRLYMAEAYNLYEQWGVVNKVRRIGDAYPEFKSGSYNTTTTISTDFLDLEAIMGVSQALSQEIVLQTLLEKIMTILIQISGATRGVLVVKQAEGLYVEAEGEGGGKVGDGIARHTAAEEIHSYKEVPLSIVQYTARTSEDVVLDDASRQGLFVKDPYIQNNEVRSILCIPILHQGTLNAIVYLENRFTSHVFNDERRMVVHMLAGQAAISIEHAKLISTLEHKVKERTEELMQMENDRRKLLANISHDLGTPLTSIQGYVEAILDRVVTEEEQQRKYLRVIHSRVLSIQRLFKDLVQLSRMEAKQLTMTKTPMHVGVFVQWLSQKYELDIEQAGIEYVVSLDPTVMDATPGEDMHILVDRERMGQVFTNLISNAINHTSKEGSITLSAVISDEGHHLIVQVKDTGVGISEEDIPYVFERFYRASKSRNSKYGGSGLGLAIAKEIVQLHDGEIWVESTLGHGSAFYVKLPFIS from the coding sequence ATGAGAATTGGCGAATATTCCGGTTACGAACGATTGAATGACGGGAAGTATGCAAGTGTTTTTCGAGCACGCTCTAGCAAGAATAATCTGAAATACATACTTAAAGTACCGAGAACGGAACCTCCTATTGTTGAAGAATGGCAAAAATTAAAGCAAGAATATGATATGATCAACAGTCTACCTATAAAAGGAATCGTCAAATCGATCGAGTTGATTCCGTACTACAATGGCTATGCGCTTGTGCTTGAGGATAATGATGGCGTATCCCTTCAGCAATTGATTAAAGAAAATTCTCTATCGCTTGAAGCTGCTCTGGAGATTGCCATCTCTATTGCTTCCATCGTAGGGCAATTACACCGACATCGAATTATTCACAAAGATTTAAAACCAAGAAACATTATCGTAGAGCCGGAGAGCAGTCGTGTTTGGATTACAGATTTTGGTATAGCGAGCCGCTTTCAGTCTGAGTATGTTGGATCGACAGCTTATGGTCAATTAGAAGGAACACTGTCCTACATGTCACCAGAGCAGACGGGGCGGATGAACCGAATGGTGGATTATAGAACAGATCTATATTCTCTTGGTGCAACCTTCTACGAAATGCTCACTGGTGTTCCCTTATTCCAGGCGGAATCGCCGATGGAATGGGTATATTGTCATTTGGCGCGTACACCGATAGCGCCTTCACATTTGGATGCTCGAATTCCTTCGGTTTTGTCTGACATAATCATGAAATGTTTGTCCAAGAACCCGGAGGATCGATATCAAAGTGCACAAGGCTTGGAGTATGATCTGTCCTACTGCCTTAATGAACTGGAGCAGCATGGATATGTAACCGAATTTGTAATTGGTGAGCAAGATAAGAAGGATGTCTTCTACATACCAAGCGGTCTCTATGGGCGAGATATGGAAGCAGCCAGACTTAGACAGCTGTATGAGCGCCTTCAGTTTGGAAGCACGGAATGTGCGATGGTAAGCGGGCTTGCCGGTTCTGGGAAGTCGAGTTTGGTTCAGGAGCTCATGCTGGATGTTACACTTGGCGGAGGACTATTTGTATCCGGTAAATTTGATGTCTTGAAACGTCAGGTTCCTTATAGTGGTGTGCTGCAGGGATTGCGTGGAATCTTACGCTCCCTATCATCTGAAACTGAAGATGAGCTTGCTGTATGGAAGGATCGTATTACCCAGAAGCTCAAGGAGAGCACGCGTGTGCTTGTTCATATGCTGCCCGAATTAGAGTGGATTATTGGTCCCCAAGATGCGGTGGAATCCCTGACGGCTCTATCGGCTGCAGAAGCAAAGAATCGTCTGCATTTTGCGGTATTTCAGTTGCTTGAATGCTTGGCAGAGCATAGACCGATTGTATGGTTCGTGGATGATCTTCAGTGGGCAGATCCGGGCTCGCTGCAGCTCCTTCACTTCTTAATGACGGCGTCCAATGCGCCTTCACTGATGCTGATCGGAGCATACCGGGCAGAGGATTGGGAGAAGGAGCATTTGCTCAGATGGTTCGTGGGAGAGCTTAGTTCACGTTTAGAGAGAACGGAACTTATTACACTGGCTCCTATGGATGAAAAAATATTAAATGCACTGCTTGAAGATACATTTGGGTTAGGTATACAGCAGTCTCATCGCTTCCAGAAGATTGTGATGGAATATACCGGAGGTATTCCATTTGATGTGAAACAATTTATATATGGTCTCATTGAGCAAAATTTAATGTGGCTGGATGAGGATTCAGGAGCTTGGATGTGGGATGAGGATCAGCTGCTGACAAGGAAGGTATCCGATCAGATGTCAGGATTCCTCTTGCAGCGAATTGATCAATTGGCAGAGTGCGAGAAGGAGACGTTGAAGTATGCTTCATGTATTGCAGACAGATTTGATTCGGAGCTTCTTGCCGAACTGTTGCAAGTCGAGAAGGCGCAGCTTCAGCTTCAATTAAATCCGTTGGTTGATCTAAGATTAATTGCACCGTCTGGGCCCTCTGAATATATCTTCCTCCATGATCGAATTCGTTATTTCTTCTATCATCTATTGAATATGGACGAGAAGCAGCAAATTCATCTTCAGACGGCCAGACTTATTGAACGCAGTACGAATGGAGATCGCGAGGAACGATTATTCCTGTCGGCACATCACTACCGGCTAGGCTTATCATTGCTGAATGATAAATCCGAGAAACTGCACATTGCACAGATCTTTCAGCTTGCCGCGGAGCAAGCCAAAGCCTCGGGTGCATACGACTCGGCTGCAGAATGGTATTCTAGTGGAATTGAGCTTCTTGAGGAGCGGGATTGGGAGCTATCCTACGAGCTGGCATTCCGTTTATTTCTCGGGAGATGGGAGTCTAATTCACTGCAAGGAAGATTTGAAGAAACGGAACAAGGATTTGAAGAGATTCTCGAGCTGGCAAAGACTTCAACCCACCGTGCAGCGGTCTACACCGTTATGATTAATCAATATACGCAGAGTGGACAGCACGAAAGAACGATATCCATGGGGATGGAAGGACTCAGCCGTATCTTTGGACTTCAGTTAAATGCGGCTCCAAGTCAAGGCTCCCTGCATTTGTCACTACTCGATATTATGTACCAAAGGGTTAGAAAAGGAAGTAGAGAGAAGCGAAACTCACGGGCTCCGGAGATTCAAGCTGAAGTTAGAAGTCAGATGAAGCTCCTGATGGATACAGCGACTTCTGCTTATTTCGTTAATCCAACTCAATATTTATATATGATGCTGACGATCGTCAAATATTCGATTCATTATGGTAATTTTACCGAATCTTCTAACGCTTATAATGCAATGGGATTACTGTTAGGCTCGGGGTACGGAATGTATAGCCGAAGTTATGAGCTCGGTTGTTATGGGGTGGAGCTTAGCAACCAGTTTAAGCATCCAGGACTTCGCTGTAAGACACATTTTACCTTTGCCGTATTTATTTCTCCCTGGAAACGTCATTTACGTCATACTGTCGACGACTTATGGACTTCCTATCATGCTGGAATGGAAGCGGGGGATCTAGTCTACGCAGGCTATGCAGTAACCTATATCCTTCTTGCTCACGATTTTCTCGGTCTGCCTGCTGAGCGTTGGATTGAAGAGGCGGACAGGCATCTGCCTTTCTTGAGACAAACGGGCAATCCAGAGACGGTGCATATGATTGAATTGGTACGCAAGACACATATTCGCCTTACAGAAAGCTATGGTCCAAACGTAATGTTGTCTGATTGTGAGACCGAGGAAGAGATGTGGATTAAAGAGCTCGAGGGAATTCAGAACCAGGTCGTCATCCAGGTCTTTTACATGAAGAAAATGATGCTGTCTTATCTATCAGGTGACTATGAAAACGCTTATGACATGTCAAGAAGATCAAAGGGAGCGCTGGCTGCTTCATTCGGCTTGTTTCATAAGGTCGAACATGAATTATACACGGCGTTAACGATATATTCGCTGATTGAGCAGGCTTCGAAGGATCGGAAGAAGCTCCTGCTTCAGGAAGCCCGCCAGTGCGAACGCAAATTGTATCGCTGGGCGCGAGAAGCACCTGAGAACTATGAGCATCTCTATTTGTTGGTCAGAGCAGAAAGATATCGTGCTGAAAGCAAGTTGAAGCAGGCCGAGAGAAGCTATGAGCAGGCGGTAGAGGGAGCTAGAGCTAACGGGTTTTATCATTTTAACGCGATTGCCGCTGAACGCATGGCAGACTTCTGTTTGGCTGAAGGCCGGATGACGGCAGGCCGGCTGTACATGGCGGAGGCTTACAATTTATATGAGCAGTGGGGTGTCGTGAACAAAGTGAGAAGAATCGGAGATGCTTATCCGGAATTTAAATCAGGCTCGTATAATACAACCACGACCATATCGACGGATTTTCTGGATCTGGAAGCCATAATGGGCGTCTCACAAGCGCTGTCACAGGAAATTGTGCTTCAAACTCTGCTTGAAAAAATTATGACGATCCTGATTCAGATATCAGGAGCAACCAGAGGTGTACTCGTTGTTAAACAAGCAGAGGGTCTCTATGTAGAAGCTGAAGGAGAAGGTGGAGGCAAGGTTGGAGACGGCATAGCCCGACATACAGCGGCTGAGGAGATCCATAGCTATAAGGAAGTTCCATTGTCCATTGTGCAGTATACAGCGAGAACTAGTGAAGATGTAGTGCTTGATGACGCTTCAAGACAAGGATTGTTTGTCAAAGACCCCTATATACAAAACAATGAAGTGCGCTCTATCTTGTGTATTCCCATTCTGCATCAAGGCACGTTAAATGCGATTGTATACTTGGAGAACCGGTTTACCTCTCATGTGTTTAACGATGAGCGGAGAATGGTTGTTCATATGCTGGCAGGTCAGGCTGCGATATCCATCGAGCATGCGAAATTGATATCAACTCTCGAGCATAAAGTAAAAGAACGAACAGAAGAATTGATGCAGATGGAGAATGATCGGCGGAAGCTTCTCGCTAATATATCGCATGATCTTGGAACACCATTGACCTCGATTCAAGGCTATGTTGAAGCCATCCTGGACCGTGTCGTAACAGAAGAAGAACAACAGCGCAAATATTTAAGGGTAATTCATTCCAGAGTTCTCAGCATACAAAGATTGTTCAAAGATTTGGTGCAGCTGAGCCGAATGGAGGCCAAGCAATTAACGATGACCAAGACTCCAATGCATGTGGGAGTATTCGTACAATGGTTATCACAGAAATATGAGCTCGATATTGAGCAGGCGGGAATTGAGTACGTGGTGAGTCTTGACCCTACTGTGATGGATGCAACGCCTGGGGAAGACATGCACATCTTGGTGGATCGGGAGCGGATGGGACAAGTATTTACGAATCTGATCAGCAACGCCATCAATCATACGTCCAAGGAAGGTTCAATCACTTTGTCAGCGGTCATTAGCGATGAAGGTCATCATTTAATTGTACAGGTGAAGGATACGGGGGTAGGGATTTCGGAAGAAGATATACCTTATGTATTCGAAAGGTTCTATCGCGCTTCGAAATCCCGAAATTCAAAGTATGGTGGAAGTGGACTGGGTCTTGCTATAGCCAAAGAAATCGTTCAATTGCATGACGGTGAAATCTGGGTAGAGAGCACCCTGGGTCATGGCAGTGCGTTCTATGTTAAACTTCCTTTTATTTCTTGA